ATCTCAGTTGTAAGTTTATTGCGAACTCTGGCCTTTATAGCGGGGATTTCCTTTGTTTTTATCTTACTGGGTTATGGAGCTGGTTTTTTAGGCAATTTGCTGTATGCTTCTTGGTTTCAGTATGTGACGGGTGCGATTATCATTCTCTTGGGCTTGCACCAGATGGAAGTCTTACATTTGCAGGGACTCTACAAGGAAAGAAGGCTACAATTAAAGAGACAAGGGCAAAAGGGTAACGGCTATAGTCAGGCATTTTTACTGGGGTTAACCTTTAGTTTTGCTTGGACGCCATGTGTGGGGCCGGTTCTGGGGTCTGTTTTGGCCTTGGCGGCTTCAGGTGGTTCAGGAGCTTGGCAGGGTGCTGGTCTCATGTTGATTTACACGCTGGGTTTGGCGCTACCATTTTTGGTTCTAGCTCTTGCTTCCAGCTATGTTTTGAAACATTTCCGAAAACTCCATCCTTATCTCGGAACCTTCAAAAAAGTGGGTGGTTTTCTCATTATCGTGATGGGAATCTTGGTGCTTTTGGGAAATGCTTCCATTTTGACTACATTATTTGAATAGAGAGGAAAAAGAAATGAAAAAATGGCAAACATGTCTCCTTGGAGTAGGCTCAATTTGTTGCTTGGCAGCCTGTTCGGCTAAAAACATGTCAGACGAGTCTACTATGAGGGAGCAATCCAAAACAGAACAAGTTAGTTCGAAAACTGCGACTAAAGGTCAGGAAGTCGCTGATTTTGAACTGACAGGTGTAGATGGCAAGACCTATCGTTTGTCTGATTACAAGGGCAAGAAAGTCTATCTCAAATTTTGGGCTTCTTGGTGTTCCATCTGTCTAGCCAGCCTTCCAGATACGGATGAAATTGCTAAAGAAGCTGGTGATGACTATGTGGTCTTGACAGTGGTGTCTCCTGGACACAAGGGGGAACAAGCAGAAGCGGACTTTAAGAATTGGTACAAGGGCTTGGATTATAAAAATTTTCCAGTTTTAATTGATCCATCAGGTAAACTCTTGGAAAGTTATGGTGTCCGTTCTTATCCGACTCAAGCCTTTATAGACAAGGAAGGCAAGCTGGTCAAAACGCAACCAGGTTTTATGGATAAGGATATGATTTTAAAAGAATTGAAAGAAATGGGGTAGAGAAAGGCTATGAATGATAAAGTAAAACTTTTTGTCTTGGCAGGGGTCATTCTCCTAGCCCTAACCGGTTTCTATTTTCTATTGATGCGAAATGCAGGGCAGACAGATAGCTCGCAAATTGAGAAAGCATCAGTTAGCCAAGGAGGAAAAACAGTGAAAAAAACAGAAGTGAGTAAAGACGCAGACTTGCACGAAATTTATCTAGCTGGGGGATGTTTCTGGGGAGTGGAGGAATACTTCTCACGCGTTCCCGGAGTGACAGATGCCGTTTCTGGCTATGCAAACGGTAGAGGGGAAACAACCAAGTACGAATTGATTAATCAAACAGGCCATGCAGAGACTGTCCATATCACCTATGATGCCAATCAAATTTCCCTCAAGGAAATTCTGCTTCATTACTTCCGCATCATTAATCCAACCAGCAAAAATAAACAAGGAAATGATGTGGGGACTCAGTATCGTACCGGCGTATATTACACAGATGACAAGGATTTGGAACTAATCAACCAAGTCTTTGATGAAGTTGCTAAGAAATACGACCAACCTCTGGCAGTTGAAAAGGAAAATTTGAAGAATTTTGTGGTGGCGGAGGATTATCACCAAGACTACCTCAAGAAAAATCCAAATGGCTACTGTCATATCAATGTTAATCAGGCTGCCTATCCCGTCATTGATGCTAGCAAATATCCTAAACCAAGTGATGAGGAATTGAAAAAGACCTTGTCGCCTGAGGAGTATGCCGTTACCCAGAAAAATCAAACAGAACGAGCTTTTTCAAACCGTTACTGGGATAAATTTGAATCTGGTATCTATGTGGATGTGGCAACTGGCGAACCTCTCTTTTCATCAAAGGACAAGTTTGAGTCTGGTTGTGGCTGGCCTAGTTTCACCCAACCAATTAGTCCAGATGTTGTCACCTACAAGGAAGATAAGTCCTACAATATGACGCGTATGGAAGTGAGAAGCCGAGTTGGAGATTCTCACCTTGGCCATGTCTTTACAGATGGGCCTCAGGACAAGGGTGGCTTGCGCTACTGTATCAATAGTCTTTCTATCCGATTTATTCCCAAAGACCAAATGGAAGAAAAAGGCTATGCCTATTTACTAGATTATGTCGATTAAGAAGTCTTTCCTAAGCAGTTAGTGGAGAATTTTGCTATACTGATACTAGTAAGTGGTAAAGGAGCAGAGCATGACCTACACAATCTTAATCGTAGAAGATGAGTATCTGGTAAGACAAGGCTTGACCAAGTTGGTCAATGTGGCAGCCTACGATATGGAAATCATCGGTCAGGCTGAAAATGGAAGACAGGCTTGGGACTTGATTCAAAAGCAGGTGCCAGATATCATTTTAACTGATATCAATATGCCTCAGCTAAATGGCATCCAGTTGGCCAGTCTGGTCCGAGAAACCTATCCTCAGGTGCATCTGGTATTTTTGACGGGTTACGATGATTTTGATTATGCCTTGTCTGCTGTCAAACTCGGTGTAGATGATTACCTGCTCAAACCCTTTTCTCGTCAGGATATTGAGGAAATGTTGGGGAAAATCAAGCAAAAACTAGACAAGGAAGAAAAAGAAGAGCAGTTACAAGATTTATTAACCGATAAGTTTGAGGGAAATATTGCTCAGAAAATCCAGTCCCATCTAGCTGACAGTCAGTTTAGTTTGAAGTCTTTGGCCAGTGACTTGGGCTTTAGTCCGACTTATTTGAGTTCCTTGATTAAGAAAGAGTTGGGCCTGCCTTTTCAGGATTACCTGGTGAGAGAGCGTGTCAAACAGGCCAAGCTCTTGCTTCTGACTACGGATTTAAAGATTTATGAGATAGCCGAAAAGGTTGGTTTTGAAGATATGAACTATTTTACCCAACGTTTTAAACAGATTGCAGGTGTGACACCTCGTCAGTTTAAGAAAGGGGAAGGCCGATGAAGCGTTCTTCTCTCTTAGTCAGAATGGTTATTTCCATCTTTCTGGTCTTTCTCATTCTACTAGCTGTTGTTGGGACTTTCTACTATCAATCTAGTTCATCAGCCATTGAGGCCACTATTGAGGGTAATAGCCAAACGACCATTAGCCAAACTAGCCACTTTATTCATTCTTATATCAAAAAATTAGAAACCACCTCTACCAGTTTGACCCAGCAGGCAGATGTCTTAGCCTATGCTGAGAATCCTAACCAAGTCCAAGCCAAGGGAATCAGAGATCTGTTTTTGACTATCTTAAAGGCAGACCAGGACTTGAAAACGGTGGTACTGGTCACCAAATCCGGTCAGGTTATTTCTACAGATGATAGTGTGCAGATGAAAACTTCCTCAGATATGATGGCTGAGGATTGGTACCAAAAGGCTATTCATCAGGGAGCTAAGCCAGTTTTAACCCCAGCTCGTAAATCAGATAGTCAATGGGTCATTTCTGTCACTCAGGAACTTGTCGATACAAAGGGGGCCAATCTTGGCGTGCTTCGATTAGACATTTCCTACGAAACTCTGGAAGCCTATCTCAACCAGCTCCAGTTGGGCCAGCAGGGCTTTGCCTTTATCATCAATGAAAACCATGAATTTGTCTACCATCCTAAACGTACTGTCTATAGCTCAGCGAGTGAAATGGAGGCCATGAAACCCTACATCGAGACGGGGCAGGGATATACGCTGTATCACCAATCCTACGTCAGTCAGGAAAAGATTGCAGGTACTGATTGGACGGTTATAGGTGTGTCTTCGCTGGAGAAGTTAGACCAGGTTCGGAGTCAGCTCTTGTGGACCTTGCTTGCTGCTAGTGCCTTATCTCTTCTTGCCTGTCTCTGCTTGGTGTGGTTCAGTCTCAAACGCTGGATTGCCCCTTTGAAGGATCTGAGAGAAACCATGCTGGAAATTGCTTCTGGTACACAAAATCTTCGAGCCAAAGAAGCTGGCGCCTATGAACTGAGAGAAGTGACTCGCCAGTTTAATGCCATGCTGGATCAGATTGATCAGTTGATGGCAGATGTGCGCAGGCAGGAAGAAGCAACCCGGCAGTATGAACTTCAAGCACTGTCGAGCCAGATTAACCCCCATTTCCTCTATAATACTTTGGACACTATCATCTGGATGGCTGAATTTCAGGATAGTCAGCGAGTGGTTCAGGTGACCAAGTCTTTGGCAACCTATTTCCGCTTGGCGCTCAATCAAGGCAAGGATTTGATTTCTCTTTCTGATGAAATCAATCATGTCCGCCAGTATCTCTTTATCCAGAAACAACGCTATGGTGATAAGCTGGAGTATGAGATTGATGAAGATCCTGCTTTTGGTAACCTAGTCTTGCCCAAGCTGGTGTTACAACCTCTTGTAGAAAATGCTCTTTACCATGGTATTAAGGAGAAGGAAGGTCAGGGCCATATTAAAGTCTCTGTTCAGAAAAAGGATACAGGGCTTGTCATCCGCATTGAGGATGATGGTGTTGGTTTCCAAGCTACTAGCGATAGTAGTCAAAGTCAGCTCAAACGTGGAGGAGTTGGTTTGCAAAACGTTGATCAACGCCTCAAACTTCATTTTGGAGACAATTACCAGATGAAGATCAATTCTGTACCTTCAAAAGGGACGACGGTTGAAATATACATTAATAAAATAGAAATAAGTTAGCTCCCAGTCAATTCTGGGAGTTTTACTTTTAAAAATCAGAATGATTAGTTGTCCTTGATAAAATCAGTAAAAAAAGATATGATAGATAGTGATAAAAGAGGTATCAAGTATGAAGGAAAAAGACATTCAAAGAGCAACAAGCCAGATTGTAGAAGATGTAATAGAAAAGGCTAATTTGAAGCAAGGAGCCATCTTTGTTTTGGGTCTTTCTTCTAGTGAGGTGATAGGTGGTCAGATTGGCAAGGAATCCAGTCAAGAAATTGGGGAAATCATTGTGAAGACCATCCTAGATATCCTAGAGGGAAAAGGAATTCATCTAGCTGTTCAAGGTTGTGAACATGTCAATCGAGCCCTCGTCGTTGAACGTCAGGTGGCAGAGCAGTTTGGTCTTGAAATCGTCAGTGTCCTTCCTACACTTCATGCAGGAGGTTCGGGTCAGTTGGCAGCCTTCAAGTTTATGCGGGATCCAGTTGAGGTTGAATTTATCAAGGCCCATGCTGGATTGGATATCGGAGATACTGCGATTGGCATGCATGTCAAGCATGTTCAGGTTCCGATTCGCCCTCTTTTGAGGGAAATTGGGCATGCCCATGTAACGGCTCTAGCTAGTCGTCCCAAACTAATCGGAGGTGCGCGTGCGCAGTATCCACAAGATTCTATCAGAAAGTCGTGAAATTATTCTGTAGTAAAAGAAGAAAAGCAAAAGACAGAGGAAACAATGGTATAGATACCATGACTTCCTCTGTTCTTTTTGTTGGATTTTTGTTGTAAAGTGCTCCAAATAAGACCAGTTTTTACAAGAAGAAGGGACGCCATCTGATGGAAAATT
This Streptococcus oralis DNA region includes the following protein-coding sequences:
- the ccdA2 gene encoding thiol-disulfide oxidoreductase-associated membrane protein CcdA2 — protein: MDNVIFFISVFLAGILSFFSPCILPLLPVYAGVLLDDKNDAQASSGKFSISVVSLLRTLAFIAGISFVFILLGYGAGFLGNLLYASWFQYVTGAIIILLGLHQMEVLHLQGLYKERRLQLKRQGQKGNGYSQAFLLGLTFSFAWTPCVGPVLGSVLALAASGGSGAWQGAGLMLIYTLGLALPFLVLALASSYVLKHFRKLHPYLGTFKKVGGFLIIVMGILVLLGNASILTTLFE
- a CDS encoding redoxin family protein, with amino-acid sequence MKKWQTCLLGVGSICCLAACSAKNMSDESTMREQSKTEQVSSKTATKGQEVADFELTGVDGKTYRLSDYKGKKVYLKFWASWCSICLASLPDTDEIAKEAGDDYVVLTVVSPGHKGEQAEADFKNWYKGLDYKNFPVLIDPSGKLLESYGVRSYPTQAFIDKEGKLVKTQPGFMDKDMILKELKEMG
- the msrB gene encoding peptide-methionine (R)-S-oxide reductase MsrB; the encoded protein is MNDKVKLFVLAGVILLALTGFYFLLMRNAGQTDSSQIEKASVSQGGKTVKKTEVSKDADLHEIYLAGGCFWGVEEYFSRVPGVTDAVSGYANGRGETTKYELINQTGHAETVHITYDANQISLKEILLHYFRIINPTSKNKQGNDVGTQYRTGVYYTDDKDLELINQVFDEVAKKYDQPLAVEKENLKNFVVAEDYHQDYLKKNPNGYCHINVNQAAYPVIDASKYPKPSDEELKKTLSPEEYAVTQKNQTERAFSNRYWDKFESGIYVDVATGEPLFSSKDKFESGCGWPSFTQPISPDVVTYKEDKSYNMTRMEVRSRVGDSHLGHVFTDGPQDKGGLRYCINSLSIRFIPKDQMEEKGYAYLLDYVD
- a CDS encoding response regulator transcription factor; this translates as MTYTILIVEDEYLVRQGLTKLVNVAAYDMEIIGQAENGRQAWDLIQKQVPDIILTDINMPQLNGIQLASLVRETYPQVHLVFLTGYDDFDYALSAVKLGVDDYLLKPFSRQDIEEMLGKIKQKLDKEEKEEQLQDLLTDKFEGNIAQKIQSHLADSQFSLKSLASDLGFSPTYLSSLIKKELGLPFQDYLVRERVKQAKLLLLTTDLKIYEIAEKVGFEDMNYFTQRFKQIAGVTPRQFKKGEGR
- a CDS encoding cache domain-containing sensor histidine kinase, whose protein sequence is MKRSSLLVRMVISIFLVFLILLAVVGTFYYQSSSSAIEATIEGNSQTTISQTSHFIHSYIKKLETTSTSLTQQADVLAYAENPNQVQAKGIRDLFLTILKADQDLKTVVLVTKSGQVISTDDSVQMKTSSDMMAEDWYQKAIHQGAKPVLTPARKSDSQWVISVTQELVDTKGANLGVLRLDISYETLEAYLNQLQLGQQGFAFIINENHEFVYHPKRTVYSSASEMEAMKPYIETGQGYTLYHQSYVSQEKIAGTDWTVIGVSSLEKLDQVRSQLLWTLLAASALSLLACLCLVWFSLKRWIAPLKDLRETMLEIASGTQNLRAKEAGAYELREVTRQFNAMLDQIDQLMADVRRQEEATRQYELQALSSQINPHFLYNTLDTIIWMAEFQDSQRVVQVTKSLATYFRLALNQGKDLISLSDEINHVRQYLFIQKQRYGDKLEYEIDEDPAFGNLVLPKLVLQPLVENALYHGIKEKEGQGHIKVSVQKKDTGLVIRIEDDGVGFQATSDSSQSQLKRGGVGLQNVDQRLKLHFGDNYQMKINSVPSKGTTVEIYINKIEIS
- a CDS encoding TIGR01440 family protein, with product MKEKDIQRATSQIVEDVIEKANLKQGAIFVLGLSSSEVIGGQIGKESSQEIGEIIVKTILDILEGKGIHLAVQGCEHVNRALVVERQVAEQFGLEIVSVLPTLHAGGSGQLAAFKFMRDPVEVEFIKAHAGLDIGDTAIGMHVKHVQVPIRPLLREIGHAHVTALASRPKLIGGARAQYPQDSIRKS